The Pyrus communis chromosome 8, drPyrComm1.1, whole genome shotgun sequence region CTCAGTGTTGAAGAATAAAGCAAGGCTGATTGCAAAAGGCTATACACAAAAGCCTGGTTTGGACTACAATGAGACTTATGCACCGGTTGCTAGGTTGGATACCATTAGAACTTTAATAGCTTTGGCTGCACAAAAGAGCTGGAAACTGTATCAATTAGATGTGAAATCGGCCTTCTTGAATGGAGTTCTACAAGAAGAGGTCTATGTTGAGCAGCCTTAAGGTTTTGTAGTAAAAGGCAAGGAAGAAAAGGTGTACAAACTTCATAAGGCCCTCTATGGTCTAAAACAAGctccaagagcttggtatgGAGAGATTGACAGCTATTTCTCACAGTGTGGTTTCAAGAAAAGCTTGAGTGAACCAACTCTATATATAAAAGCAAGGGGAGAAGATATCCTGATTGTCTCtatctatgtagatgatatagTCTACACTGGTAGTTGCAAACCAATGCTAGAAGAGTTCAAGGAAGATATGAAAATGAAGTATGAAATGACAGATTTAGGACTTCTTCATCACTTCCTTGGGATGGGAGTCATTCAAACAGAGTCCAGCATCTTCATTAATCAGAAGAAGTATGCAAGCTCTTGACTgagtaaatttggtttaaatgaaGCAAAGACTGTCGCAACTCCTCTGGTAGCTACTGAGAAGCTATCTAAAGATGATGGAAGTGGATCTGCAAGTGATGAAATGTATATGAGCATTGTGGGAAGCCTTCTATATCTCACTGCTACAAGGCCGGATATAATGTATGCAGCTAGTTTATTGGCAAGCAAGACACATGCATTGTCCTACCAATAGACACTATGGAACTGCAAAGAGAGTACTCAGATACATCAAGGGAACTCTGGATTATGGCTTGGAGTAtatgaaaggaagaaaagcttgtTTAATTGGCTTCTGTGATAGTGATTGGGGTGGTTCGTTGGAAGACAGCAAAAGCACATCAGGATATGCATTCTCATTTGGCAGTGGTGTGTTTTCCTGGGCTTCAGTCAAGCAAAACTGTGTTGCACTCTCAACTGCAAAGGCTAAATATATAAGTGCATCAGAAGCCACAACTCAAGCAATATGGCAGAGGTTTGTTTTGGAAGATTTTGGAGAATTACAAACTGTAGCTACTCCTCTTCACTGTGACAACACATCTGTCATTGCTATCATAAAGAATTCTGTGTTCCATCAAAAGACAAAGCACATTGATAGAAGGTATCACTTTATTAAGGATGCACTGCAAGAAGGAATCATTGATTTGGTGTATTGTCCCACTAAAAACAGGTAGCAGATATCTTCACAAAACCTTTGGCTAAGGATCGGTTCAACTATCTCAGGGATATGCTTAGTGTGAAATCAACTCAAaacttaaaggggagtgttgaattataagtgttgagcTGAAAAGTTTAGAATAAGTTTTCTTAAATTGGTGTATCCACTTGTGCAAAATGATGCAAAGTGTAAAGTTCTATTTTGTAAAAggccatgagtgccatgtgTTGGTTGATCCATGTAATTAGATATATGAGTGACTAAGATGAAATgtagtgttttgtgtggtcctaAGTTAAGGCCATCAGTTAATGTAAAAGTAGAGTTAGTGCTTTTTTTGAAATACAGAAGAAATATTCCTCTGCAAACTTCTGCAAGAGAGAAGAAGCAAAAAACCATTCGGTTTCAGTTGTGTTCATCTTTGTTTTTCTGTCCAGCTCCCTCTAGATCAAAACCCATCAAATTCAGTCACACTAACAAGTAATACCTTTACATAGAACTCAATAGGCCACCGCTAGCCTCCGTTGCGCCAAGTCAAGTGACAAACAAAACAATTCGCCAGTGATGATTTTGGAACAAACCCGATTCCTGGCTAATTACATTCGGACTAACAATTCGCCAAGCTTTTCAGCTGTGTGTGCCTCCACCGTTCATGGCTACACGACAGCAACCTTTCCCGGGCCATTGCCAAGTTGTATCCCAAAATTTTAAAGCTCCAACCTCATTTTGCTCTCAAGCTCTCCCTCCAACCACAAACCCTAACTTTGCAAACCTTCATCCGCTGGTCCCTTGCTTAGGCTTGGGCAGGCGGCAACCCCTCCCACCTCCTTCTAGCATCCCCCCTCCTAGTCTCTCCACCCCTTGCTTCCTACCCCATGTCCTCTCGCTGCGACCCacacatttttttcctttctttatgCGCCCCTGAC contains the following coding sequences:
- the LOC137742884 gene encoding secreted RxLR effector protein 161-like, whose product is MHCPTNRHYGTAKRVLRYIKGTLDYGLEYMKGRKACLIGFCDSDWGGSLEDSKSTSGYAFSFGSGVFSWASVKQNCVALSTAKAKYISASEATTQAIWQRFVLEDFGELQTVATPLHCDNTSVIAIIKNSVFHQKTKHIDRRYHFIKDALQEGIIDLVYCPTKNR